A single Fundidesulfovibrio terrae DNA region contains:
- the glpK gene encoding glycerol kinase GlpK → MSKYVLSLDQGTTSSRAILFSREGDIKQISQKEFTQIYPQPGWVEHNANEIFDTQAWVMRECLLHAKVDASDVVAVGITNQRETTVVWDKATGAPIHNAIVWQDRRTAGFCDELKSRGLAETFRKKTGLVLDAYFSGTKVRWILENVPGARTKAENGDLLFGTIDTWLIWNLTKGAVHATDESNASRTLMFNINTGAWDDELLKILEVPKAMLPKVTKSSEVVGEMHPEFLGSPLPIAGNAGDQQAATYGNACLKAGMAKNTYGTGCFMLMNTGKEVRESKNNLLTTMAWATPSGRFFALEGSVFIAGAVVQWLRDGLGIIKHAPEVEQLALSVPDNGGVYLVPAFAGLGAPHWDQYARGTMVGITRGATKAHIARAALESIALQTLDIMDCMQKDSGIKLATLRADGGATRNNLLMQFQADVLGVPVERPMVTETTALGAAYLAGLAVGFWKSEEEIAAMWQLDRRFEPNMDQGKREKLLHEWQRAVERSKAWAQD, encoded by the coding sequence GAACCACCAGCTCCCGCGCCATTCTTTTCAGCCGCGAGGGCGACATCAAGCAGATTTCCCAGAAGGAATTCACCCAGATCTACCCCCAGCCGGGCTGGGTTGAGCACAACGCCAACGAGATATTCGACACCCAGGCCTGGGTCATGCGCGAATGCCTGTTGCACGCCAAGGTGGACGCCTCCGACGTGGTGGCCGTGGGCATCACCAACCAGCGCGAGACCACCGTGGTCTGGGACAAGGCCACCGGCGCGCCCATCCACAACGCCATCGTCTGGCAGGACCGCCGCACCGCCGGGTTCTGCGACGAGCTGAAAAGCCGGGGCCTGGCCGAGACCTTCCGCAAGAAGACCGGCCTGGTGCTGGACGCCTACTTCTCGGGCACCAAGGTCCGCTGGATCCTGGAAAACGTGCCCGGAGCCAGGACTAAGGCCGAGAACGGCGACCTGCTCTTCGGCACCATCGACACCTGGCTCATCTGGAATCTCACCAAAGGCGCGGTCCACGCCACCGACGAATCCAACGCCAGCCGCACCCTGATGTTCAACATCAACACCGGGGCCTGGGACGACGAGCTGTTGAAGATCCTCGAAGTGCCCAAGGCCATGCTGCCCAAGGTGACCAAGTCCTCCGAGGTGGTGGGCGAGATGCACCCCGAGTTCCTGGGCAGCCCCCTGCCCATCGCGGGCAACGCCGGCGACCAGCAGGCCGCCACCTACGGCAACGCCTGCCTCAAGGCGGGCATGGCCAAGAACACCTACGGCACCGGCTGCTTCATGCTCATGAACACCGGCAAGGAAGTGCGCGAGAGCAAGAACAACCTGCTCACCACCATGGCCTGGGCCACCCCGTCCGGACGCTTCTTCGCCCTGGAGGGCAGCGTGTTCATCGCCGGAGCCGTGGTGCAGTGGCTGCGCGACGGCTTAGGCATCATCAAGCACGCCCCCGAAGTGGAGCAGCTGGCCCTCTCCGTGCCCGACAACGGCGGCGTGTACCTAGTGCCCGCCTTCGCCGGCCTGGGCGCGCCCCACTGGGACCAGTACGCCCGCGGCACCATGGTCGGCATCACCCGCGGCGCCACCAAGGCCCACATCGCCCGCGCCGCCCTGGAGTCCATCGCCCTGCAGACCCTGGACATCATGGACTGCATGCAGAAGGACTCCGGCATCAAGCTGGCCACCCTGCGGGCCGACGGCGGCGCCACCCGCAACAACCTGCTCATGCAGTTCCAGGCCGACGTGCTGGGCGTGCCGGTGGAGCGGCCCATGGTCACCGAGACCACGGCCCTGGGCGCTGCCTACCTGGCGGGCTTAGCCGTGGGCTTCTGGAAGAGCGAGGAGGAGATCGCGGCCATGTGGCAGCTGGACCGCCGCTTCGAGCCCAACATGGACCAGGGCAAGCGCGAGAAGCTGCTGCACGAATGGCAGCGCGCCGTGG